One Nerophis ophidion isolate RoL-2023_Sa linkage group LG23, RoL_Noph_v1.0, whole genome shotgun sequence genomic window carries:
- the cenpx gene encoding centromere protein X: MAEKDTEVTFKKDTVSKLLSSCFKEDKTRLNGEAALLMADMLRIFVQEAAVRSMKQAGSEDCDQVGIEHFEKILPQLLLDF, encoded by the exons ATGGCGGAAAAAGACACAGAAGTTACGTTTAAGAAG GATACAGTAAGCAAACTGTTATCAAGCTGCTTCAAGGAGGACAAAACCAGAT TAAATGGCGAGGCTGCACTACTCATGGCGGATATGCTGAGAATATTTGTTCAAG AAGCGGCTGTGCGATCGATGAAACAAGCTGGAAGTGAAGACTGTGACCAAGTGGGCATCGAACACTTTGAAAAGATCCTACCTCAGCTG CTGTTGGACTTCTAG